In a genomic window of Quercus lobata isolate SW786 chromosome 4, ValleyOak3.0 Primary Assembly, whole genome shotgun sequence:
- the LOC115984065 gene encoding uncharacterized protein LOC115984065 isoform X1, which translates to MAEGVLFEHAGRVLGVLTSLTLQEIQLSSGVKAELENLTNTVSTIQAVILDAEKRSSHNHEIKEYWLRKLKDVIHDADDLLDDFSTEVLRHKVMVGDVMTKENQLRQRIKFGSKFGPYLKTEIVQHVTNLSSSHLFSHLFFFLSSIQFYFFSYPKIFN; encoded by the exons atggctGAAGGAGTTTTATTCGAACATGCAGGCAGAGTCCTTGGAGTGCTGACTTCTTTAACTCTCCAAGAGATTCAGTTGTCCTCGGGTGTCAAAGCTGAGCTTGAAAATCTAACGAATACGGTTTCCACCATCCAAGCTGTGATTCTAGATGCAGAAAAGCGGAGTTCTCATAACCATGAGATCAAAGAGTACTGGCTTAGAAAGCTCAAAGATGTCATTCATGATGCAGATGACTTGTTAGATGACTTCTCCACTGAAGTTTTGCGGCACAAAGTGATGGTTGGAGATGTGATGACAAAGGAG AACCAATTGAGGCAAAGAATAAAGTTTGGCTCAAAATTCGGACCTTATTTGAAAACAGAAATTGTGCAGCATGTCACAAACCTCAGTAGTAGTCATCTcttctctcatctttttttttttctttcttctatccagttctattttttttcctatccaaaaatttttaattag
- the LOC115985200 gene encoding uncharacterized protein LOC115985200, whose product MGEVNVTFKEPVHMIFDWIKHEPYFRWPNKMGGDPSRRNQSLYCTYHRDKGHTTEQCWVLKDHLGQLVKAGHLKDFVLDLGDRVVEQDTRPRGNPLPPLVGVIEVIHVALEKLIVGRRKGVLIMVPVEGNPGLHSPGKRMKFAREPVSFDDDDLEEMI is encoded by the coding sequence ATGGGAGAAGTGAACGTAACGTTTAAGGAACCAGTACACATGATTTTTGACTGGATCAAACACGAGCCGTATTTTcgatggccgaacaagatgggaGGGGACCCATCTAGAAGGAATCAGAGTCTGTACTGCACTTATCATCGAGATAAGGGTCACACCACCGAACAGTGCTGGGTATTAAAGGACCACCTCGGGCAGCTAGTCAAGGCCGGGCACTTAAAGGATTTTGTGCTAGACTTGGGGGATAGAGTCGTAGAGCAAGATACCCGGCCAAGGGGAAACCCTCTCCCACCCCTTGTGGGGGTAATTGAAGTAATCCATGTTGCGCTGGAGAAGCTCATTGTAGGAAGGAGGAAAGGAGTGTTGATAATGGTACCGGTAGAAGGTAACCCGGGTCTACATTCGCCGGGTAAGAGGATGAAGTTTGCACGGGAGCCCGTCTCGTTTGATGATGACGATTTAGAGGAGATGATTTAG
- the LOC115984065 gene encoding putative disease resistance RPP13-like protein 1 isoform X2 has translation MAEGVLFEHAGRVLGVLTSLTLQEIQLSSGVKAELENLTNTVSTIQAVILDAEKRSSHNHEIKEYWLRKLKDVIHDADDLLDDFSTEVLRHKVMVGDVMTKENQLRQRIKFGSKFGPYLKTEIVQHVTNLKS, from the exons atggctGAAGGAGTTTTATTCGAACATGCAGGCAGAGTCCTTGGAGTGCTGACTTCTTTAACTCTCCAAGAGATTCAGTTGTCCTCGGGTGTCAAAGCTGAGCTTGAAAATCTAACGAATACGGTTTCCACCATCCAAGCTGTGATTCTAGATGCAGAAAAGCGGAGTTCTCATAACCATGAGATCAAAGAGTACTGGCTTAGAAAGCTCAAAGATGTCATTCATGATGCAGATGACTTGTTAGATGACTTCTCCACTGAAGTTTTGCGGCACAAAGTGATGGTTGGAGATGTGATGACAAAGGAG AACCAATTGAGGCAAAGAATAAAGTTTGGCTCAAAATTCGGACCTTATTTGAAAACAGAAATTGTGCAGCATGTCACAAACCTCA AATCATAG